A region from the Dendropsophus ebraccatus isolate aDenEbr1 chromosome 1, aDenEbr1.pat, whole genome shotgun sequence genome encodes:
- the ENO3 gene encoding beta-enolase, whose product MSIQKIHAREILDSRGNPTVEVDLYTGKGLFRAAVPSGASTGIYEALELRDGDKSRYLGKGVQKAVEHINKSIVPALLEKKFSVVDQEKIDKLMLELDGTENKSKFGANAILGVSLAVCKAGAAEKGVPLYRHIADLAGNPEIILPVPAFNVINGGSHAGNKLAMQEFMILPVGASTFREAMRIGAEVYHNLKAVIKAKYGKDATNVGDEGGFAPNILENNEALELLKAAIEKAGYPDKIVIGMDVAASEFFRKGKYDLDFKSPDDPNRYISGEELGNLYKSFVKNYPVVSIEDPFDQDDWENWKKFLATVDIQVVGDDLTVTNPKRIQKAIEEKACNCLLLKVNQIGSVTESIQACKLAQSNGWGVMVSHRSGETEDTFIADLVVGLCTGQIKTGAPCRSERLAKYNQLMRIEEELGDKAKFAGRNFRNPRAK is encoded by the exons ATGTCTATTCAGAAGATCCACGCTCGGGAGATCCTGGACTCCAGGGGAAACCCCACCGTTGAGGTTGACCTGTACACCGGGAAAG GTCTGTTCCGGGCAGCCGTCCCCAGCGGAGCCTCCACAGGGATCTATGAAGCCCTGGAGCTCAGAGATGGAGACAAGTCCCGGTATCTGGGGAAAG GCGTTCAGAAGGCCGTGGAGCACATCAACAAATCTATCGTACCCGCCCTACTGGAGAAG AAATTCAGTGTTGTGGATCAGGAGAAGATCGATAAACTAATGCTGGAGCTGGATGGGACCGAGAACAAAT cTAAGTTTGGTGCTAATGCCATCCTGGGGGTGTCCCTGGCCGTGTGCAAGGCTGGTGCAGCAGAGAAAGGCGTCCCCCTGTACAGACACATCGCCGACCTAGCGGGAAATCCCGAAATCATTCTCCCTGTCCCT GCTTTTAATGTCATTAATGGCGGCTCACACGCTGGCAACAAGTTGGCCATGCAGGAGTTCATGATCCTGCCTGTGGGGGCATCAACCTTCCGAGAGGCGATGCGTATAGGAGCGGAGGTCTACCATAACCTGAAGGCCGTCATCAAGGCCAAGTATGGCAAAGACGCCACCAATGTGGGGGATGAAGGTGGATTCGCTCCCAACATCTTGGAGAAcaatgaag CTCTGGAGCTCCTCAAGGCCGCCATAGAGAAAGCCGGCTACCCCGATAAGATTGTCATCGGGATGGACGTCGCTGCCTCTGAATTCTTCCGCAAAGGAAAATACGATCTGGATTTCAAGTCACCAGATGATCCAAACCGGTATATAAGTGGAGAAGAACTGGGAAACCTGTACAAATCCTTTGTCAAGAACTACCCCG TTGTCTCCATTGAGGACCCCTTTGACCAAGATGATTGGGAAAACTGGAAGAAATTTCTCGCCACTGTTGATATCCAAGTAGTCGGTGATGATTTGACCGTCACAAACCCAAAGCGGATCCAGAAAGCCATAGAGGAGAAGGCCTGTAACTGTCTGCTGCTGAAGGTCAACCAGATCGGATCCGTCACCGAGTCCATCCAGGC CTGTAAACTGGCTCAGTCCAATGGATGGGGTGTGATGGTCAGCCATCGCTCTGGAGAGACAGAAGACACCTTCATCGCTGATCTGGTGGTGGGactgtgtacaggacag ATTAAGAccggcgccccctgcaggtcagagAGACTGGCAAAATACAACCAGCTGATGAG AATTGAGGAAGAGCTTGGTGACAAAGCAAAGTTTGCTGGACGTAACTTCAGAAACCCCCGGGCCAAGTAA